A window from Megalobrama amblycephala isolate DHTTF-2021 linkage group LG9, ASM1881202v1, whole genome shotgun sequence encodes these proteins:
- the LOC125276044 gene encoding MOB kinase activator 3C-like, protein MALCLGQVFSKDKTFRPRKRFEPGTQRFELYKRAQASLKSGLDLRKVVQLPDGENINDWIAVHVVDFFNRINLIYGTVSEFCTEKSCPIMSGGPRYEYRWQDGDQYKKPTKLPALIYMNLLMNWIESLINNEDIFPTRVGVPFPKNFQQVCKKILSRLFRVFVHVYIHHFDMICSMGAEAHINTCYKHYYFFISEFSLIDHSELEPLKEMTERICH, encoded by the exons ATGGCTCTGTGCTTGGGTCAGGTTTTCAGCAAAGACAAAACATTCCGGCCTCGAAAGCGATTTGAACCTGGGACCCAGCGTTTTGAGCTGTACAAAAGAGCCCAAGCATCTCTGAAATCAGGCCTGGACCTGAGGAAAGTGGTGCAGCTGCCAGATGGGGAGAACATTAATGACTGGATAGCTGTGCACGTGGTGGATTTCTTCAATCGTATCAACCTCATCTACGGGACCGTGAGTGAGTTCTGCACTGAGAAGAGCTGTCCCATCATGTCTGGAGGGCCACGTTATGAATACAGGTGGCAGGATGGGGATCAATACAAGAAGCCCACCAAGCTGCCTGCTCTTATATACATGAACCTCCTGATGAACTGGATCGAGTCACTCATCAATAATGAGGACATCTTTCCTACCAGAGTAG GAGTCCCTTTTCCAAAGAACTTTCAGCAGGTGTGCAAGAAGATTCTGAGTCGGTTGTTTCGGGTGTTTGTACACGTGTACATCCATCACTTTGACATGATCTGTAGTATGGGAGCTGAGGCTCATATCAACACCTGCTACAAACACTACTATTTCTTCATCTCTGAGTTCAGCCTTATTGACCACTCGGAGCTGGA